One genomic window of Channa argus isolate prfri chromosome 5, Channa argus male v1.0, whole genome shotgun sequence includes the following:
- the cxxc1b gene encoding CXXC-type zinc finger protein 1b — protein MDSDMSDMDPTPGPETSSMEGENAPLYCICRKPDINCFMIGCDNCNEWFHGNCINITEKMAKAIREWYCVRCRDKNPSLEIKYRSKKSREKEPESDRTERQYSTPSTPDYKSEKRRGSKVKRSVRMCGECEPCRRTEDCAQCDFCKDMKKFGGPNKIRQKCRFRQCEVRARKMLRVKDEEFSLRERRDNSYHRRRRYSEDYDSEAELYQQYKTAGLVNKMDWASDDDDEMPFSPVMRKKAVKVKHVKRREKKFDKKKESRRHKQKQKHKDRSRHSEKADLRDSGGQRQCLGPGCVAAARPSSKYCSEDCGMKLAANRIYEILPQRIQQWQQSPCIAEEHGKKQLERIRREQQNARLRLTEMERRFHELEGIIAKAKLQAVQQDEEVNEGDSEDTDLQIFCVSCSHPINPKVALRHMERCYAKYESQTSFGSMYPTRIEGATRLFCDVYNPQSKTYCKRLQVLCPEHSRDPKVPVDEVCGCPLVKNVFELTGDYCKVSKRKCNKHYNWEKLRRAEVDLERVRVWYKLDELFEQERNVRTAMTNRAGLLALMLHQTIQHDPLTIDLRTNKDR, from the exons Atg GACAGTGATATGTCTGACATGGACCCTACCCCAGGGCCTGAGACCAGTAGCATGGAGGGGGAGAATGCACCGCTTTACTGTATCTGTCGAAAACCAGACATCAACTGCTTCATGAT TGGCTGTGATAACTGCAATGAGTGGTTCCACGGCAACTGCATTAATATCACCGAGAAGATGGCCAAAGCAATCCGGGAGTGGTACTGCGTGAGATGCAGAG ATAAAAACCCCTCCCTGGAAATTAAGTACAGATCAAAGAAAAGTCGAGAGAAGGAACCTGAGTCTGACAGAACTGAAAGACAGTACAGCACCCCTAGTACTCCTGACTATAAGAGTGAAAAGAGGCGTGGATCAAAA GTTAAGCGTTCAGTCCGAATGTGCGGGGAATGTGAGCCCTGCAGAAGGACTGAGGACTGTGCCCAGTGTGATTTCTGCAAGGACATGAAAAAGTTTGGTGGCCCCAACAAAATCAGACAGAAGTGCAGGTTTAGGCAGTGTGAGGTTCGTGCCAGG AAAATGCTGCGTGTAAAGGACGAGGAGTTCTCTTTGCGAGAAAGGAGAGACAATTCCTACCACAGACGAAGACGATACTCTGAGGACTATGACAGTGAAGCAGAGCTCTACCAGCAGTATAAAACAGCTGGACTTGTTAACAAGATG GATTGGGCCAGTGATGACGATGATGAGATGCCTTTTAGTCCTGTCATGCGTAAGAAAGCTGTGAAAGTGAAGCATGTCAAGAGAAGGGAAAAGAAGTTTGACAAGAAA AAGGAGTCCCGTCgccacaaacagaaacagaagcacAAAGACAGAAGTCGACACAGTGAGAAAGCCGATTTGCGGGATAGTGGAGGGCAGCGTCAGTGTCTAGGTCCAGGCTGTGTGGCGGCAGCAAGACCCAGCTCCAAATACTGCTCTGAGGACTGTGGCATGAAATTGGCAGCCAA CCGAATCTACGAGATCCTGCCCCAGCGCATCCAACAGTGGCAACAGAGTCCTTGCATTGCAGAGGAGCATGGGAAAAAGCAGCTGGAGCGGATCCGCCGGGAGCAGCAGAATGCCCGTTTGCGCCTTACTGAGATGGAGCGACGCTTCCACGAATTGGAGGGCATCATCGCCAAGGCTAAGTTACAGGCAGTTCAACAGGATGAGGAG GTGAACGAGGGTGATAGTGAGGATACCGACCTgcagattttctgtgtttcttgcAGTCATCCTATTAATCCAAAAGTTGCACTGAGGCATATGGAGAGATGCTATGCAAag TATGAGAGCCAGACATCATTTGGATCCATGTACCCTACAAGAATTGAAGG AGCAACCAGGCTTTTCTGTGATGTGTACAATCCTCAAAGCAAAACATATTGTAAGAGACTTCAGGTTTTGTGTCCAGAACACTCCAGAGATCCCAAG GTCCCAGTGGATGAGGTGTGCGGATGTCCTCTGGTGAAGAATGTGTTTGAGCTGACTGGAGATTATTGCAAGGTTTCCAAAAGGAAATGCAACAAGCATTACAACTGGGAAAAGCTCAGGAGAGCAGAGGTGGACCTGGAACGGGTCAGGGTG TGGTACAAGTTGGACGAGCTCTTTGAACAGGAGCGTAATGTCAGGACTGCTATGACAAACAGAGCTGGTCTTCTTGCGCTGATGTTGCACCAAACTATTCAGCATGACCCCTTGACGATTGATCTCCGTACCAACAAGGATAGATAG